From the genome of Anabrus simplex isolate iqAnaSimp1 chromosome X, ASM4041472v1, whole genome shotgun sequence, one region includes:
- the LOC137503258 gene encoding zinc finger protein 568-like gives MRSHTSENRYYCNICGKSFSWKKLAGHMGIHTDNKSHLCTVCCKSFVKKSSLSYHMLTKTGEKPYRCNVCSKSFIKKGSLLDHVRTHTGEKPYSCNVCGKSFIQRGKLTAHMRTHTGEKLYKCNVCRKSFIQKSILTDHVRTHTGEKPYRCNVCGKSFIQRGKLTAHLQTHTGEKPFNCNVCRKSFIQKSILTGHMQTHTGEKPYRCNVCGKSFIRRGHLTEHTRTHTGDKQYRCNVCSKSFIRKGTLTGHMRTHTGEKPYSCNVCGKSFTKKGSLTSHMRTHTGEKPYRCNVCGKSFTLRVRLTEHMPTHTGEKPNSCNVCGKSFTRKGSLTDHMWTHTGEKPYSCNVCGKSFIQKGTLTGHMRTHTGEKSYSCNVCGKSFIKGGKLTEHMRRHTDVFQEIPET, from the coding sequence atgcggtctcacacgagCGAGAACCGATACTATTGCAAcatctgtggaaaatccttcagctggaaaaaactagcaggtcacatgggtATTCACACAGACAACAAGTCACACCTTTGCACTGTATGctgcaaatcatttgtcaagaaaagcagtttatcttatcacatGCTGACtaaaacaggagagaagccatacaggtgcaatgtctgtagcaaatcattcataaagaaaggcagtcTACTCGatcatgtgcggacccatacaggcgagaagccatacagctgcaatgtctgtggcaaatcattcatacagagaggtaaactaaccgcacatatgcggacccatacaggcgaaaagctgTACAAATGCAACGTCTGTAGGAAATCGTTCATACAGAAAAGCATTCTAACCGatcatgtgcggacccatacaggcgagaagccatacaggtgcaatgtctgcggcaaatcattcatacagagaggtaaactaaccgcaCATTTgcagacccatacaggcgaaaagccgtTCAATTGCAACGTCTGTaggaaatcattcatacagaaaagcatTCTAACCGGCCATAtgcagacccatacaggcgagaagccttacaggtgcaatgtctgtggcaaatcattcatacgcaGAGGTCATCTAACCGAACATAcccggacccatacaggcgataagcagtacaggtgcaatgtttgtagcaaatcattcatacggaaAGGAActttaaccggtcatatgcggacccatacaggcgagaagccatacagctgcaatgtctgtggcaaatcattcacaaagaaaggtaGTTTAAccagtcatatgcggacccatacaggagagaagccatacaggtgcaatgtgtgtggcaaatcattcacactgAGAGTtagactaaccgaacatatgccgacccatacaggtgagaagccgaacagctgcaatgtctgtggcaaatcattcacaaggaaaggtagtctaaccgatcatatgtggacccatacaggcgagaagccgtacagctgcaatgtctgtggcaaatcgttcatacagaaaggcactctaaccggtcatatgcggacccatacgggCGAGAAGTCAtatagctgcaatgtctgtggcaaatcattcataaagggaggcaaacttaccgaacatatgcggagacatacag